From the Armatimonadota bacterium genome, one window contains:
- a CDS encoding OmpH family outer membrane protein produces the protein MNTTRKLSAFGVGGWVVAFGLAAVIVGGAFQGGTQKFGVVDLERVIRESRLAGELQNELNLELTKRQDLLDFMELYMIMTKEEAEQLIIFLRKDAPTEEEKAAHEKVKQDIIAASAEYDRINGQTSPTEAERNTLQRYGRLLDDTVTRISEFGAGFQRELQIIEADAQSDAIKKAYDSSAAIAKRDGYTVVFSRSTAVYAANDVTEEVIAHVDSQ, from the coding sequence ATGAACACGACGAGGAAATTGAGCGCGTTTGGAGTCGGGGGCTGGGTCGTGGCATTCGGCCTTGCGGCTGTGATTGTCGGCGGTGCATTCCAAGGCGGGACGCAGAAATTTGGCGTCGTCGACTTGGAGCGCGTGATTCGAGAGAGCAGGTTGGCTGGAGAACTTCAGAACGAGCTCAACTTGGAGTTGACCAAGCGGCAGGACCTTCTCGACTTCATGGAACTTTACATGATCATGACGAAAGAGGAGGCGGAGCAGCTCATTATCTTCTTGCGGAAAGACGCGCCTACGGAAGAAGAGAAGGCGGCACATGAAAAGGTCAAACAGGACATCATTGCCGCATCTGCGGAGTACGATCGGATCAACGGCCAGACGAGTCCGACAGAGGCTGAGAGGAACACGCTGCAGCGATACGGTCGTCTTCTCGACGATACTGTTACAAGAATCAGCGAATTCGGCGCTGGGTTCCAGCGCGAGCTCCAGATCATCGAGGCAGATGCCCAAAGCGACGCCATCAAAAAGGCGTACGATTCAAGTGCGGCGATCGCGAAGAGGGACGGGTACACGGTCGTCTTCAGTCGCAGTACGGCTGTCTACGCGGCGAACGACGTCACGGAAGAGGTCATAGCGCATGTGGATTCGCAGTAG
- a CDS encoding BamA/TamA family outer membrane protein, which translates to MNRFCVLISLLSICAVTYSQNVIVKTITVRGNKIISSAAVMAAMVTREGDVLRQEELRNDEGRILNIGFFKGVQILTRPLVSEFEVEVVVDLVENPIIIEVFITGNTVVSTERLTEIVTEIQELGRILNNRNLRLIRDALEEEYFDRGYFMQIDRLEPDPLSEGTLRIAILEPIVDDIRFIGLNRTKPSVIRRIMKTKPGVAFSELQFRRDREELFATYWFDNITARTITKDEPAHYDLEMVFVEARTGQFNAGVSLDPQSNLVGQISFSESNWRGMGQTVSVNLSQATRGGGVSAELGWGDRFFDTLGTSINARVYSRVVYHFTGNGIGGFNSPIGGQFNERRTGGTFVVGRPLNDTIRAFIGVRAENLLTLNVDPGATNFIMQDGVIAVLQLGLDHNTRHPSVESYEGHLARIMLEPTYTNINKIAGTFEGFTGILGPNYFLRTTLEYRSFWSSPVPEDTPVDKPRSVVAFRIKYGVISGDVPFFEQLFVGGSDSLRGYTNQRFWGKQSLLATLEYRYPIQRSFSVVAFTDYGGAWGGYGGIDSFTQSSKMDLRLGYGLGVSFRTPIGPIRIDFAFNQDGGSRTHFTFGTSF; encoded by the coding sequence TTGAACCGTTTTTGTGTCCTGATCTCGCTGCTCTCCATTTGCGCCGTCACCTATAGCCAGAACGTCATCGTCAAGACGATCACTGTGCGCGGCAACAAGATCATATCGAGTGCGGCCGTCATGGCCGCGATGGTCACGAGAGAAGGCGACGTGCTTCGGCAAGAGGAGCTTCGGAACGACGAGGGGAGGATCTTAAACATCGGGTTCTTCAAGGGCGTTCAGATCCTCACACGCCCACTCGTGTCGGAGTTTGAAGTTGAGGTGGTTGTCGACCTGGTCGAGAACCCGATCATCATCGAAGTTTTCATCACTGGCAACACGGTCGTATCGACAGAGCGCCTAACAGAGATCGTCACCGAGATTCAGGAACTGGGGAGGATTCTCAACAATCGCAACCTACGGTTGATCCGTGACGCGTTGGAGGAGGAGTACTTCGACAGGGGGTACTTCATGCAAATCGACAGATTAGAGCCCGATCCGCTATCGGAGGGGACTTTGCGAATCGCCATACTCGAGCCCATTGTCGACGACATTAGGTTCATCGGCCTGAACCGTACGAAACCGAGCGTCATTCGTCGAATCATGAAGACGAAGCCTGGCGTAGCGTTCAGCGAGCTGCAGTTTAGGCGGGATAGGGAAGAGTTGTTCGCGACCTACTGGTTCGACAACATCACCGCGCGCACAATCACGAAGGACGAGCCAGCCCACTACGACCTGGAGATGGTGTTCGTCGAGGCTCGCACGGGTCAATTCAACGCCGGCGTCTCGCTCGATCCGCAAAGCAACTTGGTGGGCCAAATCAGTTTCAGCGAGTCGAACTGGCGCGGAATGGGGCAAACCGTATCGGTCAACTTATCGCAAGCAACGCGCGGCGGAGGTGTGAGCGCAGAGTTGGGATGGGGCGACCGGTTCTTCGACACGCTCGGCACGAGCATCAATGCTCGGGTGTATTCGCGTGTGGTTTATCACTTTACAGGCAACGGCATCGGAGGGTTCAACAGCCCGATCGGAGGACAGTTCAACGAGCGGAGAACGGGCGGTACATTCGTGGTGGGTCGGCCTCTCAACGACACGATCCGCGCGTTTATAGGAGTCCGCGCTGAGAATCTACTGACGCTGAACGTTGATCCTGGCGCGACCAACTTCATAATGCAGGACGGAGTCATCGCCGTGCTCCAGCTAGGTCTTGATCACAACACGCGGCACCCATCTGTCGAATCTTATGAAGGCCATCTCGCCCGCATTATGCTGGAGCCGACGTACACGAACATCAACAAGATTGCGGGTACTTTCGAAGGCTTCACAGGAATTCTCGGCCCGAATTACTTCTTGAGGACGACGCTTGAGTATCGCAGTTTCTGGTCGAGTCCGGTGCCGGAAGATACGCCGGTGGATAAGCCCCGCTCCGTCGTTGCGTTCCGCATCAAGTACGGTGTGATCTCGGGAGATGTGCCGTTCTTCGAGCAGCTGTTCGTTGGGGGGTCCGACTCTCTGCGCGGCTACACGAACCAACGGTTTTGGGGAAAACAGTCGCTCCTGGCGACACTGGAGTACAGGTATCCGATTCAGCGATCGTTCAGCGTCGTCGCATTCACAGACTACGGTGGAGCGTGGGGTGGATACGGTGGGATCGATTCCTTCACTCAATCAAGTAAAATGGATTTGCGGCTAGGGTACGGACTCGGCGTGTCGTTTAGGACGCCCATCGGCCCGATCCGGATCGACTTTGCCTTTAATCAAGACGGCGGGAGTCGAACGCATTTCACATTCGGTACTAGTTTCTAG
- a CDS encoding translocation/assembly module TamB domain-containing protein, translating into MQNALHVCWRALFALTVALVGWAPVVLMAVLGGSYALRCLTVLTAPGAPVELSYETEYGTATMRAQSFSIDIKERELVLLNVEVFDPDGERSAGIARLEIVMDGSRALIRGHNADLLVNRWEDGSFDIDRLLPKSDERERDTTFTLVFDSIDIEYRDHTKAISRVVQAQIKRLHVDGAGDDLYAAWRLDADAVSDAEFRLEISDGRLKKIATRWGNDDVASLLPVINRFLDPAVLGEWANVTAFSLILDGSATLTFDDEGASLLASLQVHGDGISTSETLTDSSIKATVAAVGGDLRIVADGQMGGTSYDFDGQLQWSKGFRIAGRLSAEVPTVADLPPLIRSFVPRELDFTNASLDGWIDVHHGVLTLNGETNADSLTALGETVTDVVGSIAVSSERFGTEIDQAKWEGVPFRGSFSVEYATGAIAGFVIGDGGQLDRIAQRLGTDRVRGDFAANATITGTLAQPLIDLYVRGSSTVRLAEGDPPFSLGVFEGRAHIDGDGVTLDRLSMVGGNGVLTASGLMDWDDNLDFTLHGGGIDVNGLYDRLAGLAFVEGTVSGTRQDPLLEISAEVYGAEIFGRNIPQILAKIYVDRDQIWAYDTVARIGASRILASVGMDWTTHNLVGSLVGDGLLLQDWVGPEFVGSVQITGGVLSGSLEQPRLLASVSVPEALVYGVPFRDSRLQFDVDRYSAKLTSSVFGVGDGLFRSTGAFNFETSTATVKSEFESLPLGLAPVDIGVASLEGSVSGESSLTFSVGDRVDGESTLTVDDLTVNGQLVGSGSLKAVFEGHSVQASGQIGSIERYILLDPSVYDWKNRLLQASGSATRLSVQDLFKIVDKSVEGIPEVLRELADRTSGALSATVKVSGPVENLNVEIPSASLEALQVSGVSGGQVQASGSRDDGVWRIHQLTWSQGDEMDRTTFSGSGTIFPDGRFDVPEARLTNFKLAWLQQLIPSAPAMVGRIDDLTLTLSGTTDNPSGYATLTAHDLGYFSEKDAIDLPLSLRRVEIVIEDRKIELRHGRAFYQGVWATITGEVPFSAFEKDAIERQPINLLAEFDARKLSEIQQEVPALAAIQTDATVQGRLQLVGTRERLQSNLQIDLLSDEGGSAELLLNATLNDPLDVDGSLGSRIQLEGSADFNDFHVRFKLPKSVRAPSVRASSVAIQSGNLTIGGTASDPIIGGTVDLADLTVWLPSELPESAAEWPFELNPTLDGIAITAGSGSRFITRTAEIQFFGGGTLAGSMKSPRITIPLTVSGGEFNLPTAKIEIQSGGTINLLYSGSEIGSPLAQVVVNIEGTTYVVARRGEAEYERYDVLLNIQGNLLESGGLRITASSDPPDFDSEQLLAMLGQKDLIEGLALSGGRGGLRDLFSVGLPSVTSSLSGQLATGLKLDYLTIDYNPFDLAIAGAGKTLARGLMLHGRRQLSVPTTGRLKYELELTFRPPLHDKFFSRLRLGLATTQDVSWRIRLSWARRF; encoded by the coding sequence ATGCAGAACGCGCTGCACGTCTGCTGGCGAGCGTTGTTCGCGCTTACCGTAGCGCTGGTGGGATGGGCGCCGGTCGTCCTGATGGCGGTCTTGGGCGGCTCCTACGCGTTGCGCTGTCTCACCGTCCTCACCGCGCCCGGCGCACCCGTCGAACTGTCGTACGAGACTGAGTACGGCACGGCGACGATGCGCGCCCAGTCGTTCAGCATCGATATCAAGGAGCGGGAGCTCGTTCTTCTCAACGTAGAGGTGTTCGATCCAGACGGAGAACGGTCCGCAGGCATTGCCCGGCTCGAAATCGTGATGGACGGTTCGCGCGCTCTGATTCGAGGTCACAACGCCGACCTGTTAGTCAATCGCTGGGAAGACGGCAGCTTCGACATAGATCGGCTTCTTCCGAAGTCCGACGAACGAGAGCGCGACACAACGTTTACTTTAGTGTTCGATTCAATTGACATAGAGTATCGCGACCACACTAAGGCGATCTCACGAGTCGTGCAGGCGCAGATCAAGAGGCTGCACGTTGATGGCGCAGGCGATGATCTTTACGCCGCATGGCGCCTGGATGCGGACGCGGTTAGCGACGCGGAGTTTCGTCTTGAGATTTCTGACGGACGTTTGAAGAAGATTGCAACAAGGTGGGGTAATGACGACGTTGCGTCGCTGCTTCCGGTAATCAATCGGTTCTTGGATCCTGCTGTTCTCGGCGAGTGGGCGAACGTGACCGCTTTCTCCCTTATACTGGACGGCAGCGCGACGCTGACCTTCGACGACGAAGGCGCATCCTTGCTAGCTTCCCTGCAAGTCCATGGCGACGGTATTTCGACGTCGGAGACGCTCACCGACAGTTCGATCAAAGCCACCGTAGCAGCAGTCGGCGGGGATCTGCGCATCGTCGCTGACGGCCAAATGGGCGGAACGTCGTACGATTTTGACGGGCAGCTGCAGTGGAGCAAGGGCTTCCGCATCGCGGGTCGCCTCTCGGCCGAGGTGCCCACCGTCGCGGACTTACCGCCGCTAATCCGAAGCTTCGTACCGCGTGAGCTCGATTTCACGAACGCTTCTCTCGATGGTTGGATAGATGTCCATCACGGCGTATTGACCCTGAACGGCGAGACGAACGCCGATTCGCTGACTGCCCTCGGCGAGACCGTGACGGACGTCGTAGGTTCTATTGCGGTCAGTTCAGAGAGGTTCGGCACCGAGATCGATCAAGCAAAGTGGGAAGGTGTGCCGTTCCGAGGGTCGTTCTCCGTCGAGTACGCAACGGGCGCCATAGCGGGCTTCGTGATCGGCGATGGCGGGCAGCTGGATCGTATTGCTCAGCGGCTGGGTACCGACCGCGTTCGTGGCGACTTCGCGGCGAACGCGACCATTACTGGAACGCTCGCCCAGCCGCTCATCGACTTGTATGTTCGCGGCTCCAGCACAGTGCGGCTGGCTGAAGGGGACCCGCCGTTTTCCCTGGGGGTTTTCGAGGGCAGAGCGCATATCGACGGCGACGGTGTGACTCTCGATCGGCTGTCCATGGTCGGTGGAAACGGAGTGCTCACGGCGAGCGGCCTGATGGACTGGGATGACAACCTCGATTTCACTTTGCACGGCGGCGGGATCGATGTCAACGGTCTCTACGATCGGCTGGCTGGCTTGGCGTTCGTCGAAGGGACGGTCTCCGGCACGCGCCAGGATCCGCTGTTGGAAATCAGTGCGGAGGTCTACGGCGCAGAAATCTTCGGTCGCAACATCCCACAAATACTTGCGAAAATATATGTCGACCGCGACCAGATTTGGGCGTACGACACCGTTGCTCGAATCGGCGCTTCGCGCATCCTCGCTTCGGTCGGAATGGATTGGACGACGCACAATCTCGTCGGCAGTCTAGTGGGTGACGGTCTATTGCTGCAGGATTGGGTCGGACCGGAGTTCGTCGGATCGGTGCAGATCACAGGAGGCGTTCTTTCCGGCAGCCTTGAACAACCCCGACTTCTCGCCAGTGTGTCCGTGCCGGAGGCTCTCGTTTACGGCGTTCCATTTAGAGACTCACGGCTGCAATTCGACGTCGATCGCTACTCTGCAAAGCTGACAAGCAGCGTGTTCGGAGTCGGTGATGGCCTTTTCCGCTCTACCGGAGCGTTCAACTTCGAAACTAGTACGGCGACGGTCAAGTCGGAGTTCGAATCCTTACCGCTCGGCCTCGCGCCGGTCGATATCGGCGTCGCCAGTCTAGAAGGATCAGTGTCCGGAGAAAGCTCTCTGACTTTCAGCGTGGGCGACCGCGTAGACGGCGAATCGACGCTTACAGTGGACGACTTGACGGTCAACGGCCAGCTAGTCGGCAGTGGGTCGCTGAAGGCGGTATTCGAAGGCCATTCGGTTCAGGCGAGCGGCCAGATCGGCTCGATTGAGCGCTACATCCTGCTCGACCCGTCGGTCTACGACTGGAAGAATAGGTTGCTACAGGCCAGCGGGTCGGCGACGCGTCTGTCTGTGCAGGATCTATTCAAAATCGTGGACAAATCAGTGGAAGGAATACCCGAGGTACTGCGGGAACTGGCCGACAGAACGAGCGGGGCGCTCAGTGCGACGGTCAAGGTTTCTGGACCGGTGGAAAACCTTAATGTTGAGATCCCTTCGGCGTCGCTCGAGGCGCTGCAAGTGTCCGGAGTTTCCGGCGGTCAGGTCCAGGCAAGCGGTAGTCGGGACGACGGAGTATGGCGAATCCATCAGTTAACCTGGAGCCAAGGCGACGAGATGGATCGCACCACTTTCTCTGGCAGCGGAACGATCTTTCCCGACGGTCGATTCGACGTGCCAGAGGCACGCCTAACGAACTTCAAACTGGCGTGGTTGCAACAGCTGATCCCGTCTGCACCGGCGATGGTCGGGCGCATTGACGACCTGACCTTGACCCTCAGCGGGACGACCGATAATCCGTCAGGCTACGCGACATTGACTGCGCACGATCTCGGTTACTTCAGCGAAAAAGACGCCATTGACCTGCCCTTGAGCTTGAGGCGGGTCGAGATTGTGATCGAGGACCGCAAGATAGAGCTGAGGCACGGTCGAGCGTTCTACCAAGGAGTGTGGGCCACGATAACCGGCGAAGTGCCGTTTAGCGCGTTCGAGAAGGACGCGATCGAACGACAGCCGATCAATCTTCTTGCGGAATTCGATGCGCGAAAGCTGAGCGAAATTCAGCAAGAGGTACCCGCGCTCGCTGCCATCCAGACAGACGCAACCGTCCAGGGAAGGCTTCAGCTTGTCGGTACGCGGGAGCGACTGCAATCTAATTTGCAGATAGATCTTTTGAGCGACGAGGGCGGTTCAGCAGAGCTTTTGTTGAATGCTACGCTGAACGATCCGCTGGACGTGGACGGCTCCTTGGGCAGCCGAATCCAGTTGGAGGGCTCCGCGGATTTCAATGATTTCCACGTCCGGTTTAAGCTGCCGAAGTCAGTTCGAGCCCCATCGGTACGAGCCTCATCGGTTGCGATACAGTCCGGCAATCTGACCATCGGCGGCACGGCTAGCGATCCAATTATCGGCGGAACAGTAGATCTGGCAGACCTAACAGTCTGGCTTCCGAGCGAGCTTCCCGAGTCTGCAGCCGAGTGGCCATTTGAACTGAATCCAACGCTGGATGGCATCGCCATAACAGCAGGCAGTGGCTCCAGATTCATCACAAGGACGGCCGAGATACAGTTTTTCGGCGGCGGCACTCTAGCCGGCAGCATGAAATCGCCCAGGATCACCATACCGCTGACCGTCTCTGGAGGAGAGTTCAACTTGCCGACCGCGAAGATCGAGATACAGTCTGGCGGCACGATCAATCTGCTTTACAGCGGATCGGAGATCGGGTCTCCGCTCGCGCAGGTCGTCGTGAACATCGAGGGGACGACGTACGTAGTGGCTAGGCGTGGGGAAGCCGAGTACGAGCGGTACGACGTGCTGCTGAACATCCAGGGCAACTTGCTGGAGTCCGGCGGCCTCAGGATTACGGCTTCGAGCGATCCCCCGGATTTTGATTCAGAACAGTTGCTGGCGATGCTCGGTCAAAAGGACTTGATCGAAGGACTGGCGCTGAGCGGCGGCCGGGGGGGCTTGCGAGATTTGTTCTCGGTTGGACTGCCGTCGGTTACTTCGTCTCTTTCAGGCCAGCTGGCGACCGGGCTGAAGCTCGATTACCTCACGATCGACTACAACCCGTTCGACCTAGCTATCGCTGGCGCGGGAAAGACGCTCGCTCGAGGTTTGATGCTGCACGGTCGCAGGCAGCTTTCAGTGCCTACGACCGGGCGGTTGAAGTACGAATTGGAACTGACGTTCCGACCGCCCCTGCACGACAAATTCTTCAGTAGGTTGCGCCTCGGGCTGGCGACGACCCAGGACGTTTCGTGGCGAATTCGCCTCAGTTGGGCTCGTAGGTTCTAG
- the lipA gene encoding lipoyl synthase, with protein sequence MVQRLPDWLRIRLPRPDTIQEVQRMMRAKNLHTVCEEARCPNLAECWSKKTATFMILGDTCTRSCGFCAIKVGKGLDVDPFEPANIAKTTEDLGLKHVVVTSVNRDDLKDQGAEQFAKTIKALQRRLPLVIIEVLTPDFQGREDLIKIVCDARPEIYNHNVETVSRLQKIVRPQARYQRSLDVLKTVKRIDPKIYTKSGLMLGLGETKEEIVQTLKDLRECGVDAVTIGQYLRPTMSHLPVVEYIHPEVFKEFATIGEELGFAFVASAPFVRSSYNAIEFSEKVMKERLDRMRSAAIQA encoded by the coding sequence ATGGTGCAACGGCTTCCGGACTGGTTGAGAATCCGGCTGCCCCGTCCGGACACGATCCAGGAGGTGCAGCGCATGATGCGCGCGAAGAACCTCCACACCGTGTGCGAGGAAGCGCGCTGCCCCAACCTTGCCGAGTGCTGGTCGAAGAAGACGGCGACGTTCATGATCCTTGGGGACACGTGCACTCGTTCGTGCGGGTTTTGCGCGATCAAAGTCGGCAAGGGCCTGGACGTCGATCCGTTCGAGCCTGCGAACATCGCAAAGACGACCGAGGATCTCGGCCTCAAGCACGTGGTCGTCACGAGCGTCAACCGCGACGATCTGAAAGACCAAGGAGCGGAGCAGTTTGCCAAGACGATCAAGGCGTTGCAAAGGCGTTTGCCGCTCGTCATTATCGAGGTGCTGACTCCGGACTTCCAGGGCCGCGAGGACTTGATCAAGATCGTGTGCGACGCGCGTCCCGAAATCTACAACCACAACGTCGAAACGGTCAGCCGACTGCAGAAGATCGTTCGTCCGCAAGCGCGGTACCAAAGGTCGCTGGACGTGTTGAAGACCGTCAAGAGAATCGACCCGAAGATCTACACGAAGTCCGGCCTGATGCTCGGGCTGGGCGAGACGAAAGAGGAGATCGTTCAGACGCTCAAGGACTTGCGCGAGTGCGGGGTCGACGCCGTGACCATCGGCCAGTACCTCCGCCCGACCATGTCGCACTTGCCGGTCGTCGAGTACATCCACCCCGAAGTTTTCAAAGAGTTCGCGACGATCGGAGAAGAACTCGGCTTTGCGTTCGTAGCGAGCGCCCCTTTCGTTCGTTCTTCCTATAACGCTATCGAGTTTAGCGAGAAGGTCATGAAGGAGCGGCTTGATCGAATGCGCTCAGCGGCGATTCAGGCATAG
- the priA gene encoding primosomal protein N', translating to MSPKILVADIGIDSKSAGVHAVYTYSATADTRIGEAYFVPLGPRRVLGFVVRLRETPPSELGFAEKLLKPLGPKIDGLTLPESSIALAHEVARQTLSPLPMAIGLISPPGIRDRLVTVWQPASTKKPDEALTPAQSEALATLVDAGELEDSPRKPLPRGSRNALRALERRGLVVRGMSVSMGGPGKRVQGMLRLTADSDKIEKFLKGPGKKRPAQSVTLMRLQGSEAAAFSIAEIKALGGVSDQTIKALIEGGLLDRVESEPGLAAPPPTPNKDQAVAIKAVTKAIKDGSFERFLLYGVTGSGKTEVYLRAAAEALQRGKQVLYLVPEIALTAQVIAQLRERFGKSVAVLHSNMSPLDRLESWMRVRSGEAPVILGARSALFAPLTNLGLIIVDEEHEASYKQENAPRYHSHRLAEFLAREFSAPVLFGSATPSIESYAAAEAGDYKLLRLPKRAASAKLPNVHIEDLTDLYRDHRLSIFTDSLRDGIEKRLAKKEQVILFLNRRAYAPFLMCRDCAHRFVCTRCAVSLKYHRHDRKLRCHHCGYFEVAPDSCPECEGNRVAPFGIGGEKVEEAVKTEFPNAVVARLDRDVARRRGALEEILAKFRSGEIDVLVGTQMVAKGLDFPNVTLVGVIAADTSLSIPDFRASERTFQLLSQVAGRAGRGQSPGEVVIQTMNPDHVAVLCARDHDFESFYKVILEERREAHYPPFYRLVNVQFAGSTRHDVVAVAADAGERLKAALPEVELLGPTECAIAKIKNEWRRHLLIKLSKDANVLPIAEALEGLDKQSVRVHIDVDPNSMM from the coding sequence GTGTCCCCAAAAATCCTCGTCGCTGACATCGGCATCGACTCAAAGTCTGCCGGCGTTCACGCTGTCTACACGTATAGCGCGACGGCAGACACGCGGATTGGCGAGGCTTACTTCGTGCCGCTCGGGCCTCGGCGGGTTCTTGGTTTCGTCGTGCGGCTTCGTGAGACGCCCCCGTCGGAATTGGGGTTCGCGGAGAAGCTGCTGAAGCCGCTTGGGCCGAAGATCGATGGGCTGACTCTTCCTGAGAGTTCGATCGCACTCGCTCACGAGGTGGCGCGGCAGACGCTTTCGCCGCTCCCCATGGCAATCGGCTTGATTTCGCCGCCAGGTATTCGCGACCGCCTCGTGACGGTGTGGCAACCGGCTTCGACCAAAAAACCGGACGAGGCACTGACGCCAGCGCAGAGCGAGGCCTTGGCGACGCTGGTCGATGCCGGCGAGCTAGAGGACTCGCCGCGCAAGCCGCTGCCAAGAGGATCGCGCAACGCTCTGCGCGCCTTGGAGCGGCGAGGCTTGGTCGTGCGTGGGATGTCAGTGTCGATGGGCGGCCCAGGAAAGAGGGTGCAAGGGATGCTGCGCCTCACTGCCGACAGCGACAAGATCGAGAAGTTCCTAAAAGGGCCGGGGAAGAAGAGGCCTGCTCAGTCGGTGACGCTGATGCGCCTGCAGGGGTCTGAGGCAGCGGCGTTTTCAATCGCCGAGATCAAGGCGCTGGGCGGTGTCAGCGACCAGACGATCAAGGCGCTCATCGAAGGAGGGCTGCTCGACCGCGTGGAATCAGAGCCCGGTCTCGCAGCCCCACCGCCCACGCCGAACAAAGATCAAGCAGTTGCGATCAAAGCCGTCACGAAGGCAATCAAGGATGGGAGTTTCGAAAGGTTCTTGCTGTATGGAGTGACCGGCTCGGGGAAGACCGAAGTGTACTTGCGCGCGGCCGCCGAGGCGCTTCAGCGGGGCAAACAAGTTCTGTACTTGGTGCCAGAGATCGCGCTGACCGCGCAAGTGATCGCGCAGCTGCGCGAGCGGTTCGGCAAGTCGGTCGCCGTCCTGCACAGCAACATGAGCCCGCTGGATCGTCTGGAGAGCTGGATGAGAGTGCGCTCTGGCGAGGCTCCGGTGATCCTCGGCGCACGGTCCGCGCTGTTCGCGCCGCTGACCAACCTCGGCCTGATCATCGTAGACGAGGAGCACGAGGCGAGCTACAAGCAGGAGAACGCCCCGAGGTACCACTCGCACCGGCTCGCTGAGTTTCTCGCAAGGGAGTTCTCTGCGCCGGTTCTGTTCGGCTCTGCTACGCCGAGCATCGAGTCTTACGCAGCGGCAGAAGCCGGCGACTACAAACTGCTGCGGCTGCCGAAACGCGCTGCTAGCGCAAAACTTCCGAACGTCCACATCGAGGATCTGACGGACCTGTACCGAGATCACAGGCTCTCGATTTTCACCGACTCCCTGCGGGACGGGATCGAGAAAAGGCTGGCCAAGAAAGAGCAGGTGATCCTGTTCCTGAATCGACGGGCGTACGCGCCGTTCTTGATGTGCCGCGACTGCGCTCACCGATTCGTCTGCACCCGCTGCGCGGTCTCGCTGAAATACCATCGGCACGACCGGAAACTGAGGTGCCACCACTGCGGGTACTTCGAGGTTGCGCCGGACTCATGCCCGGAGTGCGAAGGCAATCGGGTCGCGCCGTTTGGGATCGGGGGGGAGAAAGTAGAGGAGGCCGTGAAAACCGAGTTTCCGAACGCCGTGGTCGCGCGACTGGATCGGGATGTGGCCCGCCGAAGGGGCGCCCTCGAAGAGATCCTGGCGAAGTTTCGATCTGGCGAGATCGACGTGCTGGTCGGCACACAGATGGTCGCGAAGGGGCTGGACTTTCCGAACGTCACGCTCGTCGGGGTGATCGCCGCCGACACGTCGCTCAGCATTCCCGACTTTCGTGCGTCGGAGCGGACGTTTCAGCTGTTGAGCCAGGTCGCGGGAAGGGCAGGTCGCGGTCAGTCGCCGGGCGAGGTCGTGATCCAGACGATGAATCCCGACCACGTCGCGGTGCTGTGCGCGCGAGACCACGACTTCGAATCGTTCTACAAGGTCATCCTCGAAGAGCGCCGCGAGGCGCACTATCCTCCTTTCTACCGGCTCGTCAACGTCCAGTTCGCGGGGTCGACCAGGCACGACGTCGTTGCGGTCGCGGCAGACGCCGGCGAGCGATTGAAGGCGGCGCTGCCCGAAGTTGAGCTGCTCGGTCCAACGGAGTGTGCGATAGCGAAGATCAAGAACGAGTGGCGCAGACACCTACTGATAAAGCTGTCAAAGGACGCAAACGTGCTCCCAATCGCAGAAGCCTTGGAAGGGCTGGACAAGCAGAGCGTGCGCGTACATATCGACGTTGATCCGAACTCGATGATGTAG
- a CDS encoding four helix bundle protein, with amino-acid sequence MGYKELDVWRLSMDLVVDLYRLTATFPGEEKFGLTSQIRRAAVSVPANIAEGYGRRTPRSYSQYLRIAKGSINELETLLIVSHEIGFIDDIESLVDRTAKIGSMLSNLTTKVEGNIVKEISEMYGNLEEE; translated from the coding sequence ATGGGTTATAAAGAGCTTGATGTTTGGCGGCTGAGCATGGATTTGGTCGTTGATCTGTATCGGTTGACGGCGACGTTTCCTGGCGAGGAGAAATTTGGGCTGACGTCTCAGATTCGCAGAGCGGCGGTCTCTGTTCCGGCGAATATCGCCGAAGGGTACGGACGGCGAACGCCCCGATCGTATTCTCAGTACTTGCGGATAGCCAAAGGATCGATCAACGAACTCGAAACCTTGCTCATCGTCTCCCACGAGATCGGATTCATCGACGATATCGAATCTCTCGTCGATCGGACGGCGAAGATCGGCTCGATGCTTTCAAATCTGACGACGAAGGTCGAAGGGAACATCGTCAAAGAGATCAGCGAAATGTACGGCAACCTAGAAGAAGAATGA